Sequence from the Ignavibacteriales bacterium genome:
CGCAGGTTGGATATAATCCATGTCTTTTTTTAGAAGAGCAATATTATTAGAAAGCGAAGTAGCTAATAAAAAAATTGCAAGTGTGTTAAAATAAAATTTTGGACTTTTCTTTTGACGAAGGAAAAACAAAGTTTTAAATACTGAGTATATATATGCCAGCGCAGCAATAAATATGAATGAATAAAATGTTGATCCGATAGAGAACATAAAATTTTCGCGGGTCAACCCATCAAAAATTCCCGAAAGAACCGGAGCGAGGACGGACAGCACAAAAAATATTACTGCATTCAGGATTCCTGCATTTAGTATTATAGAAAGCGGCGTGTACTTTTTTGTGTTAATAAATTCAAGCGAATAAATTGATACAAAATAGAAAGTTAAAATAACAAGCGCTTCATTTGGAATTACCCAAAGTACTGAGTTACTATATGGAAAAATTAGTTTGAATAAAAAAAGTACGACAGAAAGTACCAGAGCATTTTCCAGCTTGTAGGTTCTATCGAATTGGAAGAGTTTAAAATTCATTAATACTTTAATTTTTGTTTTAGATTATGCAGGTAAATTTAATTCACTTTATTTTGCTTTTTCGCTTGTTTCAATTCTTTTTTCAATTGCTCCATTTGTTTCTTAAATGCTTTTTTATCAAAATATTTAGATGAAGAATCCCCCACTTCTGCATGAATTGAATTAACAATTGAATCTATTACTTCTGCTGGAATATTGACATTTTTTAATGCTTCCAGCCCAATGGACATGCTTTGTTGAACAATTTCATTCAAATCTGGTAAATCAATATTCAATTCAAAATCCTGAGGTACTTCAGGTGGATTCACTTCAGTAGACGATTCTGGTTCTGTTATCCTCATATTTTTTGTATGCATTTTGAAGTTAAGTTTTTTTAATTCATTTGTAACTTCATTTAAATCAGCAATAGCCAAGGGTAAATCCGGAATTTTAATTTCCGGTATTTCTACATTTGGAACTTGAATTCTGCAAAAATTAGGATCGATTTGCATTGTAAAGTTTTGTTTGTTTTTTTCGTTCTGTAATTTCATCATTTCTTTTTGGAAAGCGATGCGGACTTTAAAGTCATCCTTCATATCTTTCAATGCATTCTTCTTGTCTGCAATTTCTCTTTTTATATTTTCCTCATCCATTTTATAGACTGAACTGAATATGGAATCCGGCGTAACGAAAAAATAATTGCTATCCCGTGCATCCCTGGCTTCGGAAACAAATTTGTTTAATCCAGGATTGTTATAAAAGTTATGGTATAATGGAACTAACTGATTGAATTTTGCACTGTTTGCTTGTGAAGCAAACATAAAAATATCTGCACGGATTGCCTTGTTGAGATTCCAGAGATTAGAATTAATCGCAATTGTATTCTTATCATTTATTAATACTTGTTTCCTGATTTCGTCCTGGTAAGATTCAAGTAATGAATCCAATTTTTGCTTTTGTACATTATTAAATTCGAATGATTTTACAAATTGGTTAAGATTATTCTTTCGTTCTCCATCGGAATTCTTAACAAATTCAAAATATTTATTGCCTTCGGATTCATCCCCAAGTTTTAAATATTGTTTATTGTTTTTATCAAGTGGCAATTCATTATTCATTGCAAAGTTAAAAACGTCGTCGTTCGTAATTGAAGTTCCAACAAAAAGAGGTTTTAGGTTTTGAGAATAGAATTCAACTAAATTATGCTTCTGTTCATCAACAATTTGACTGATATTTTTATTTTTGAAAAAGAATATTAAGGCAATGGTTAAAATGATTAACCCAGCAACAGGAACCCATTGCTTTGCACTTAGGTTCCATCCTGATTTTGTTTTTTCATTTCCCATTATTTACCCTTTCAGTTTCATTACATTCTATTAAACAACTCCCGAACACTTACAAACACAGATAGGAGAGGCACTTCGTTTTGCTAAATTATTAAATCATTAAGTCACCTTACGCAGCATTTTGAACTCTACCCCAAATCCCCTTCTCTTTGAAAGAGAAGGGGACTAAGGAGATGAGTTTTTTGGCTCAAATATCTAAACGATGCGTAACGTGACTCATTAACACTAAAGTGTTAGCAGGAGGTGCAAAGAACATTTTTTGGAATTAAAGTTTAAGTAAACAATTCCCCTTCAAATGGTTGAAGCAGAATTTTAATTGTTTCTCTTGCTCTAAATATCCTGGACTTAATTGTTCCTACTTCACAAAGAAGTTGATCTGCAATTTCTTTATAACTTAATCCATCCATTTCACGCATAACCAGGGGAATTCTAAGTTTTTCCGGTAACTTTTCAATTGCCGCCTGAACTACTTCTTTAATATCAACAGTATCGCTTGGTTTACTATAAACGCCATAATCTTCATCAGAATCTTTTATAGGAACAAAAATGCTTCTTATTTTTATTTTACGCAGATGATCTTTGCACTTATTAACTGTAATTCTATACAGCCAGGTTGTAAACTGAGATTCAAAACGAAAAAGACTCATCTTACTAAAAACGCTAATAAAAACTTCCTGAGAAATATCATCAACAAGTTCTCGGTTACCAACAGTTAAAAAAACCAGGTTTCTAACTTTATCTTTATGTTTCATAACTAAAGTTCTAAACGTAGTTTCATCACCATCCATAAACCGTCTTATCAAATCAAAATCTTCATCAGTACTTGGTGATTGTTGAGGAATTATTTCGTTTCCGTTTTTATTTATAACCATTTGATTAGACGATAAATTGGATTCTTAGTTCCGTTTATTAAATAGATTGTAGAATTTTTAACCGGATACTGGACAATTAGGTCATTTCTAATATTTTATTGGAATAAAAACATTAAAACTGCTACCGAATTAAAAATATATTTTAACCACTCATAAATTAACAATAAATTCTTTTAATTTGCTTGCAAAAAATGACTCATCTAATTAAATTGCAGTAGAAAAATAAAGGAGCATTCATGAAAGTTAAAACTGAAGAGCACTACAATGCTGTTGTAATTGAGCTTAAAGGCAACGTAATGGGAGGCCCAGAAGCTACTGAGCTTAATGAGTTATTGCACAAACTTATTGATGACAACAAAAAAAATCTTATTATCGACCTGGCAGAAGTAAAATTTATGAACAGCTCTGGATTAGGTATGTTAATCAGCGCTTTCACAACAATGAAGAGCGGCGGCGGTAATCTAAAATTAGCAAACGCTACTGATAAGATTCAAAGCCTTCTTTTAATTACAAAGCTTGTAACAATTTTTGAAAACTTTGATTCTGTTGAACAGGCTGTTAAAAGTTACGCTTAATAACTTTAAGAAAAATTTAGCAAAATATTCTTTATAACTCCGAGTAGTTTACTCGGAGTTTTTTATTTTTACCATCCTTTGGAATTGCAATAATTATATTATACAGGAGAATTAAACAAAATGAGTGTGTCAATATTAGTCGGTAGCCAATGGGGCGACGAAGGAAAAGGGAAAGTTGTTGATATCCTTAGTGAAAAATATGAGATTGTTGCCAGGTACCAGGGTGGCGCAAATGCCGGACACACTGTTCAAATTGGTGATAAGCAATATATTCTTCATTTAATTCCCTCTGGTATTTTACGGGAAAATGTTGTTTGTGTAATTGGTAATGGCGTTGTTATAGATCCCAAAGCATTGCTAGAGGAAATTCATCTTCTGGAAAGTAACGGTATAAAAATCCTTGGCAGGTTGTTTATCAGTCACAATGCACATCTTATTATGCCCTACCATAAACTGCTTGATTTAATAAGCGAAAGCGGAACGAATAAAATAGGTACAACAGGAAGAGGAATTGGTCCCTGCTATATTGATAAGTATGCACGAAAAGGAATTAGGATTGTTGATTTGCTGAATAAGCAAGTGCTGGAACAAAAGATAAGAGAAAATTTGAACGAGAAAAATAATCTCCTTAAAAAAGTTTATGAAAAAGAAGGACTTGATGTTGAGGAAATTATAAAAGAATATACTGAGTTTGATAGAATAATTGATCAATATATTAAGGACGTTCCTGTTTTTCTAAACAATTCAATTTCGGAAGGTAAATCGATTTTGCTTGAAGGCGCCCAGGGTGCTTTACTTGATGTTGATCATGGTACATATCCATTTGTAACTTCTTCCAGTCCGACTTCCGGCGGTGCTTGCACTGGAACCGGCATACCACCAAATAAAATAGATGATGTTATTGGAATTGTAAAAGCTTATACCACACGCGTTGGCAATGGTCCCTTCCCTGCCGAACTATTAGACGCTGAAGGAGAAAAACTACGTAAGCTTG
This genomic interval carries:
- a CDS encoding sigma-70 family RNA polymerase sigma factor, with product MVINKNGNEIIPQQSPSTDEDFDLIRRFMDGDETTFRTLVMKHKDKVRNLVFLTVGNRELVDDISQEVFISVFSKMSLFRFESQFTTWLYRITVNKCKDHLRKIKIRSIFVPIKDSDEDYGVYSKPSDTVDIKEVVQAAIEKLPEKLRIPLVMREMDGLSYKEIADQLLCEVGTIKSRIFRARETIKILLQPFEGELFT
- a CDS encoding STAS domain-containing protein — encoded protein: MKVKTEEHYNAVVIELKGNVMGGPEATELNELLHKLIDDNKKNLIIDLAEVKFMNSSGLGMLISAFTTMKSGGGNLKLANATDKIQSLLLITKLVTIFENFDSVEQAVKSYA
- a CDS encoding adenylosuccinate synthase gives rise to the protein MSVSILVGSQWGDEGKGKVVDILSEKYEIVARYQGGANAGHTVQIGDKQYILHLIPSGILRENVVCVIGNGVVIDPKALLEEIHLLESNGIKILGRLFISHNAHLIMPYHKLLDLISESGTNKIGTTGRGIGPCYIDKYARKGIRIVDLLNKQVLEQKIRENLNEKNNLLKKVYEKEGLDVEEIIKEYTEFDRIIDQYIKDVPVFLNNSISEGKSILLEGAQGALLDVDHGTYPFVTSSSPTSGGACTGTGIPPNKIDDVIGIVKAYTTRVGNGPFPAELLDAEGEKLRKLGAEYGATTGRPRRCGWFDAFLVKYSCMINGIDTVAITKLDVLGSFDKIKVCIGYELDGKTLKSFPTDVSQLEKVNPIYEILNGWNTDISNARSLDELPSTTKDYLKFMSTECGFKIRIISVGPKRDQTIILD